One window of Daphnia carinata strain CSIRO-1 chromosome 7, CSIRO_AGI_Dcar_HiC_V3, whole genome shotgun sequence genomic DNA carries:
- the LOC130686249 gene encoding polynucleotide 5'-hydroxyl-kinase nol9-like — protein sequence MKKSSAKKIRKDLRSVAPKNNPNDLSISSDISIKKLSSPGNLLSAKSVYDSSKKGLLRPSVKRPKLKKRTSKKRTTFVTLSKKFESESNSKSSPGLNQPSSMTDNDVLNSDSNENSDCNEINISQTSLMEGDFNLIQEEKEQENILPVDEDANSLQAIYQTLDTFDFILINPQEALAFIPFQTCFYFKGRLSLTCLSGIAEMQGFKIEQNASKAFHAFSPRGYSLQCIRAVGQSKTTFNANRVCAFLKSAGLACEEHFLKEKSTENVLLILRSLNCGMVDYISRKFPINILKKEECVPQESIYWGNENRNLFSQLCNQLDTSIILRGSIFNARFYLQPDIWAEYAQELTEKFHRNEPIRVMLAGGKGVGKSTLLRFLVNQLIQECGRVLVVDFDPGQPELFPAGCVSASLVSEPLLGPNFTHLQQPLHSYFVGNADIIGCPERYVRSCRQLLYDCKIEFSLSNVPTVINTMGFTSGIGLDVTLDLIRLAQPRQLLQISSRSPRRNFPAMLEYDYVTQHPRGWLTDNSESAEKLPNYEMQAIYSSAELSEKSLEEWGFRPSELRQIGLMSYFSKMSSSSKWSLMETVPYCVSWQDLAVCICHESVPPTLTMAALNASLVALCILDNKTAASVPFYQATVGHYPKILRELPLMPCVGYGIIRGIDMAKGYIYLVSPESAERLTQVNCLVMGGIQIPESLLLDAPSSLNHDQASATKMRVPYGTHGPSTSQPACRPYRKYNPVFTLRNVV from the coding sequence ATGAAGAAATCctcggcaaaaaaaattaggaagGATTTGCGCTCGGTTGCACCTAAAAACAACCCAAACGATTTGTCAATTTCGTCAGATATCTCGATTAAAAAATTGTCATCCCCTGGTAATTTGCTGTCAGCAAAGAGTGTGTATGATTCATCAAAAAAAGGCCTGCTGAGACCATCTGTGAAGAGaccaaaactaaaaaaaagaacttcaaaaaaaagaacaacatttGTCACGCTgagtaaaaaatttgaaagtgAATCAAATTCTAAAAGCAGTCCTGGTTTAAACCAACCCTCATCAATGACTGATAATGATGTCTTAAATTCagattcaaatgaaaacagtGACTGTAATGAAATTAATATCTCACAAACTTCTCTAATGGAAGGGGACTTTAATCTGAtacaggaagaaaaagagcagGAAAATATATTACCTGTAGATGAAGATGCAAACTCACTTCAAGCAATCTATCAAACTCTGGATACATTTGACTTCATTCTGATCAATCCGCAGGAAGCTCTTGCATTCATCCCTTTTCAAACATGTTTCTACTTCAAAGGGCGCCTAAGTTTGACATGTCTAAGTGGGATTGCTGAAATGCAGGgtttcaaaattgaacaaaatgCAAGTAAAGCTTTTCATGCCTTTTCACCTCGAGGATATAGTCTACAATGCATTCGAGCGGTCGGCCAAAGCAAGACGACGTTTAATGCAAACCGTGTTTGTGCCTTCTTAAAATCTGCCGGGTTGGCATGTGAAGAACATTTTCTAAAGGAAAAAAGTACTGAAAATGTTCTCCTTATTTTGCGTTCCCTAAATTGCGGAATGGTTGACTACATCAGTCGCAAGTTTCCTATAAACATTCTAAAGAAAGAGGAATGTGTTCCTCAAGAGTCCATCTATTGGGGAAATGAAAATCGCAATCTGTTCAGCCAACTTTGCAACCAACTTGATACCAGCATAATTTTACGTGGAAGCATTTTCAACGCCCGATTTTATTTACAGCCGGATATATGGGCAGAATACGCTCAAGAATTAACTGAGAAATTTCATAGGAATGAGCCTATACGCGTCATGCTGGCTGGTGGCAAAGGTGTGGGAAAATCAACTCTGCTTCGCTTTCTGGTCAACCAGCTCATCCAAGAATGTGGCAGAGTCCTGGTTGTGGACTTTGACCCTGGCCAACCTGAGTTATTTCCTGCTGGATGCGTATCAGCCTCTCTCGTTTCAGAGCCTTTACTTGGCCCAAACTTTACGCACTTGCAACAGCCACTGCACTCGTATTTTGTAGGAAACGCAGATATCATAGGCTGCCCAGAACGTTATGTTAGATCCTGCCGACAACTTCTCTATGACTGCAAGATTGAATTCTCTTTGTCAAATGTCCCAACAGTTATTAACACAATGGGATTTACCAGCGGCATTGGCTTGGACGTCACTTTAGATTTGATTCGTCTTGCCCAACCCCGCCAACTTCTTCAAATCAGCAGCCGCTCACCTCGTCGCAATTTCCCAGCCATGCTCGAGTATGATTATGTTACCCAACATCCCCGTGGTTGGCTAACTGACAATTCAGAATCGGCTGAAAAGTTGCCCAATTACGAAATGCAAGCTATCTATTCATCAGCTGAATTGTCGGAGAAAAGCTTAGAAGAATGGGGATTTCGTCCGTCGGAGCTCCGCCAAATCGGACTGATGTCTTATTTTAGTAAAATGTCCAGTAGCTCGAAATGGTCGTTGATGGAAACTGTGCCCTATTGTGTATCGTGGCAAGACTTGGCCGTTTGTATTTGTCATGAGTCAGTTCCACCAACTTTGACCATGGCAGCTCTTAATGCTTCCCTTGTAGCTCTTTGCATTTTGGATAACAAAACGGCCGCTTCAGTTCCATTTTATCAGGCTACCGTCGGCCATTATCCGAAAATTCTGCGAGAACTGCCCTTAATGCCTTGCGTCGGCTATGGGATCATACGAGGGATTGATATGGCAAAAGGCTACATTTATTTGGTCAGTCCGGAATCAGCGGAGCGGCTTACCCAAGTAAATTGTTTAGTGATGGGAGGAATCCAAATCCCGGAAAGCTTATTGCTCGATGCGCCATCATCACTTAACCATGATCAGGCAAGTGCCACAAAAATGCGCGTTCCCTATGGTACACACGGTCCTTCAACTTCCCAGCCTGCCTGTCGTCCGTATCGCAAATATAACCCCGTCTTCACACTACGCAACGTTGTGTAA
- the LOC130688821 gene encoding ras-related protein Rab-7L1-like, protein MAQITAVKPPDRKLLTEYNRATEKLFKVIIIGDPGAGKTSFIRRYVQNAFRGDYKATIGVDFALKIVRWSENQTIKLQLWDIAGQERFTWMTRVYYKEAQGCIIMFDLTSRNSFKNAVKWKKDVDSKCFLEDGAPVPCMLLANKCDLQQREVDQWEIETLCREQGFIGWTETSAKDDLMVGDCMRFLIEIMMKYNRFQTTDIFGPSLKLGKRTIEETNGTVNQKASSSCRC, encoded by the exons ATGGCACAAATAACGGCTGTAAAACCTCCCGATCGGAAACTCTTAACAG aATACAACAGAGCAACCGAGAAACTCTTCAAAGTGATTATAATTGGAGATCCAGGGGCGGGGAAAACTTCGTTCATACGCCGTTACGTTCAAAATGCTTTCCGAGGGGACTATAAAGCTACAATAGGTGTGGACTTTGCCTTGAAAATCGTAAGATGGTCAGAGAATCAAACCATCAAGTTGCAGCTGTGGGACATAGCAG GGCAAGAAAGATTTACATGGATGACACGCGTATATTACAAAG AAGCTCAAGGTTGCATTATTATGTTCGATTTGACCAGTCGCAACTCGTTCAAAAATGCGGTTAAATGGAAGAAAGATGTTGATTCGAAATGCTTTTTAGAGGATGGTGCCCCAGTGCCATGCATGTTACTCGCCAACAAA TGTGATTTACAGCAAAGGGAGGTGGACCAATG GGAGATCGAAACTCTTTGTCGGGAACAAGGCTTTATTGGATGGACAGAGACATCTGCGAAAGACGACCTGATGGTTGGTGACTGCATGCG ATTCTTGATCGAAATCATGATGAAATATAATCGTTTCCAAACAACTGACATCTTTGGTCCATCTTTGAAGCTTGGTAAACGAACAATCGAAGAAACCAATGGGACTGTAAACCAAAAAGCAAGTTCTTCTTGCAGATGCTAA
- the LOC130688810 gene encoding ankyrin repeat and BTB/POZ domain-containing protein 1-like isoform X1: MDLRELFLSCRTGNLKKIKYLVEHKEVDLNVRDRWDSTPLYYACLCGHVELAEYLLDSGARCEAQTFDGERILYGALTNEIRNKLKNYKVISSSVVVRDEYEEFLRKLLDLGDYSDFSFYLQGEKIAVHRFILAARSPYFSEAFKKRWTLKRTVKLQNKLVDLAAFKSIIQYLYSGRLNTLLDEVDECMRLAMQCRLPTLKDRLEEARKRVTSFADSKPGTKVKVLSLEPKEFQAEIQRDLGQLAKQAIPSGLITNDFFIQSPLELPNLTDVCFVVGHQKFLCHKAAFVGRSEYFRALFRNHFKETSRTELCKGSINSRDEETLEDSEVERVMLRNVTPEVFAQVVYYVYSNSAQLTVDNVYELLNIGELYLMPGLKKLCANFLISVIDSQNVVSLIKVSRIYNLPRIEVFCIEFVAKNLEEIVDLENFHRLILEDAFEVKGRQEMDTIAVIDDLRYHVDLLHQSSPIAYEKHQIIDRLLQNLNLEA; the protein is encoded by the exons ATGGATTTAAGGGAGCTATTTCTTAGTTGTCGAActggaaatttaaaaaagatcaA GTATCTAGTAGAACATAAGGAGGTCGATCTAAACGTTCGAGACAGGTGGGATAGTACACCTTT GTACTATGCATGCCTTTGTGGTCATGTAGAACTAGCTGAGTATCTGTTGGATTCTGGAGCTCGCTGTGAAGCTCAAACATTTGATGGAGAACGAATTCTCTATGGTGCATTGACAAATGAAATCCGCAATAAGTTAAAGAATTATAAAGTAATTTCGTCTTCTGTTGTGGTTCGTGATGAATATGAAGAGTTCCTGAGAAA GTTGCTTGATTTGGGAGACTATAGTGATTTTTCATTCTATCtacaaggggaaaaaattgcTGTACACCGTTTCATTCTGGCTGCAAGGTCTCCTTATTTTAGtgaagcatttaaaaaaaggtggaCCTTAAAACGGACAGTGaaacttcaaaataaactg GTTGACCTAGCTGCATTTAAATCCATAATTCAGTACTTGTATAGTGGACGCCTTAATACACTACTAGACGAAGTAGACGAATGCATGCGCTTAGCTATGCAGTGCCGCCTTCCTACTTTGAAAGATCGCTTGGAAGAAGCTAGAAAGCGTGTCACATCTTTCG CTGACAGCAAACCGGGAACAAAGGTAAAAGTCCTGTCGCTGGAGCCGAAAGAATTTCAGGCAGAAATACAGCGGGATTTGGGTCAATTGGCGAAACAAGCAATTCCATCCGGCTTAATCACGAACGATTTCTTCATCCAAAGTCCTCTTGAACTGCCCAATCTCACTGACGTCTGTTTCGTCGTTGGTCATCAAAAATTCTTATGTCATAAA GCTGCCTTTGTTGGACGAAGCGAGTACTTCAGAGCTTTGTTTCGGAATCACTTTAAAGAAACTTCGCGTACCGAGTTATGCAAAGGATCCATAAATTCTAGAGATGAAGAAACACTAGAAGATTCAGAAGTTGAACGCGTGATGCTACGCAACGTAACGCCAGAG GTGTTTGCACAAGTGGTATATTACGTCTACTCTAACTCTGCTCAG CTCACCGTGGATAATGTTTACGAACTTCTGAACATTGGTGAGTTGTACTTGATGCCTGGTTTGAAGAAACTTTGCGCGAATTTCTTGATCAGTGTAATCGACTCCCAGAATGTCGTCAGCCTCATTAAAGTGTCTAGGATTTACAATTTACCTCGTATTGAAGTCTTCTGCATTGAATTCGTCGCCAAGAACCTTGAGGAA ATAGTGGATTTAGAAAATTTTCACCGACTTATTCTTGAAGATGCATTTGAAGTAAAAGGCCGTCAGGAGATGGACACGATCGCAGTCATTGATGATTTACGGTATCACGTTGATCTTTTGCACCAAAGCTCGCCCATCGCCTACGAGAAACATCAAATAATTGATCGATTGCTgcaaaatttgaatttagaAGCATGA
- the LOC130688810 gene encoding ankyrin repeat and BTB/POZ domain-containing protein 1-like isoform X2 encodes MDLRELFLSCRTGNLKKIKYLVEHKEVDLNVRDRWDSTPLYYACLCGHVELAEYLLDSGARCEAQTFDGERILYGALTNEIRNKLKNYKVISSSVVVRDEYEEFLRKLLDLGDYSDFSFYLQGEKIAVHRFILAARSPYFSEAFKKRWTLKRTVKLQNKLVDLAAFKSIIQYLYSGRLNTLLDEVDECMRLAMQCRLPTLKDRLEEARKRVTSFADSKPGTKVKVLSLEPKEFQAEIQRDLGQLAKQAIPSGLITNDFFIQSPLELPNLTDVCFVVGHQKFLCHKAAFVGRSEYFRALFRNHFKETSRTELCKGSINSRDEETLEDSEVERVMLRNVTPEVFAQVVYYVYSNSAQLTVDNVYELLNIGELYLMPGLKKLCANFLISVIDSQNVVSLIKVSRIYNLPRIEVFCIEFVAKNLEEVMDLENFHRLILEDAFEVKGRQEMDTIAVIDDLRYHVDLLHQSSPIAYEKHQIIDRLLQNLNLEA; translated from the exons ATGGATTTAAGGGAGCTATTTCTTAGTTGTCGAActggaaatttaaaaaagatcaA GTATCTAGTAGAACATAAGGAGGTCGATCTAAACGTTCGAGACAGGTGGGATAGTACACCTTT GTACTATGCATGCCTTTGTGGTCATGTAGAACTAGCTGAGTATCTGTTGGATTCTGGAGCTCGCTGTGAAGCTCAAACATTTGATGGAGAACGAATTCTCTATGGTGCATTGACAAATGAAATCCGCAATAAGTTAAAGAATTATAAAGTAATTTCGTCTTCTGTTGTGGTTCGTGATGAATATGAAGAGTTCCTGAGAAA GTTGCTTGATTTGGGAGACTATAGTGATTTTTCATTCTATCtacaaggggaaaaaattgcTGTACACCGTTTCATTCTGGCTGCAAGGTCTCCTTATTTTAGtgaagcatttaaaaaaaggtggaCCTTAAAACGGACAGTGaaacttcaaaataaactg GTTGACCTAGCTGCATTTAAATCCATAATTCAGTACTTGTATAGTGGACGCCTTAATACACTACTAGACGAAGTAGACGAATGCATGCGCTTAGCTATGCAGTGCCGCCTTCCTACTTTGAAAGATCGCTTGGAAGAAGCTAGAAAGCGTGTCACATCTTTCG CTGACAGCAAACCGGGAACAAAGGTAAAAGTCCTGTCGCTGGAGCCGAAAGAATTTCAGGCAGAAATACAGCGGGATTTGGGTCAATTGGCGAAACAAGCAATTCCATCCGGCTTAATCACGAACGATTTCTTCATCCAAAGTCCTCTTGAACTGCCCAATCTCACTGACGTCTGTTTCGTCGTTGGTCATCAAAAATTCTTATGTCATAAA GCTGCCTTTGTTGGACGAAGCGAGTACTTCAGAGCTTTGTTTCGGAATCACTTTAAAGAAACTTCGCGTACCGAGTTATGCAAAGGATCCATAAATTCTAGAGATGAAGAAACACTAGAAGATTCAGAAGTTGAACGCGTGATGCTACGCAACGTAACGCCAGAG GTGTTTGCACAAGTGGTATATTACGTCTACTCTAACTCTGCTCAG CTCACCGTGGATAATGTTTACGAACTTCTGAACATTGGTGAGTTGTACTTGATGCCTGGTTTGAAGAAACTTTGCGCGAATTTCTTGATCAGTGTAATCGACTCCCAGAATGTCGTCAGCCTCATTAAAGTGTCTAGGATTTACAATTTACCTCGTATTGAAGTCTTCTGCATTGAATTCGTCGCCAAGAACCTTGAGGAAGTGA TGGATTTAGAAAATTTTCACCGACTTATTCTTGAAGATGCATTTGAAGTAAAAGGCCGTCAGGAGATGGACACGATCGCAGTCATTGATGATTTACGGTATCACGTTGATCTTTTGCACCAAAGCTCGCCCATCGCCTACGAGAAACATCAAATAATTGATCGATTGCTgcaaaatttgaatttagaAGCATGA
- the LOC130688831 gene encoding vacuolar protein sorting-associated protein 29-like: MLVLVLGDLHIPNRCNALPAKFKKLLVPGRIHHILCTGNLCSKETLDYLKTLASDVHIVRGDFDKISSTYPEQKVVTVGQFKIGLAHGHQIVPWGDPESLASLQRQLGVDILITGHTHKFEAYEHDGKFFINPGSATGAYNPINKSVIPSFVLMDIQSSTVVTYVYQLVDDEVKVERIEYKKN, from the exons ATG TTGGTTCTGGTTTTGGGTGATCTCCATATTCCAAATAGGTGCAATGCATTGCCAGCAAAGTTTAAAAAGCTTCTTGTTCCTGGTCG AATCCATCACATTCTCTGTACTGGAAACTTGTGCTCCAAAGAAACACTGGACTATTTGAAAACACTTGCAAGTGATGTGCACATAGTTCGTGGGGACTTTGACAAG ATCTCTAGCACCTATCCTGAGCAGAAGGTAGTCACTGTTGGTCAGTTCAAAATTGGCCTGGCCCATGGCCATCAAATTGTACCTTGGGGTGATCCAGAATCTTTGGCATCTCTTCAAAGACAACTGGGAGTGGATATTTTGATTACAGGACATACTCACAAATTTGAAGCATATGAGCATGATGGAAAGTTCTTCATAAATCCAGGCTCAGCTACTGGCGCATACAATCCTATTAACAA GTCTGTCATTCCTTCTTTTGTCCTTATGGACATTCAAAGTTCTACAGTTGTCACCTATGTTTACCAGTTAGTAGATGATGAAG TTAAGGTAGAGCGAATcgaatacaagaaaaactga
- the LOC130688840 gene encoding vacuolar protein sorting-associated protein 45-like, giving the protein MSGDHRTVIKGSPSQYVKLNVGGSLHYTTIGTLTKHDTMLRAMFSGRMEVLTDSEGWILIDRCGKHFGIILNFLRDGSAPLPESPRETAELLAEAKYYCVAELVNACENALKRRERERDVEPACRVPLVTSAREEQMLISTSAKPVVKLLINRHNNKYSYTSASDDNLLKNLELFDKLSLRFSGRVLFLKDVIGSQEICLWSFFGHGKKVAEVCCTSIVYATDKKHTKVEFPEARIYEETLNILLYEHRPGPDADLMQATSTAKDFSGIISKASIKVLAESDEQEVVREIQEFYADYFAVGPHLFSLNLEKPIHGMEWNSNCLQRSVQGVLSVLLALKKNPIIRYQNFSSLARRLAENIRDTILKESSLFHFHRGESIPLLLILDRRCDPITPLLNQWTYQAMVHELLSIKNNRVSLVGVPGAPKEMSEVLLSAEQDEFYANNMYLNFGDIGQTIKSLMDEFQMKAKSHQKVESIADMKAFVENYPQFKKMSGAVTKHVTLVGELSRLVTQHNLLEISEAEQELACQEEHTQSLTKIRKLLVTDQIRDLDAARLVFLYAIRYHKHPSKDIVGLVDLLRRRGTPVRLIDCVEGILRYASSGETAGSSILTTKDVTKITEKIFKGLKGVENVFTQHSPVLKEIIDNMVKGRLSEEAFPTVGGEPTPGRIQDVVIFIVGGVTHEESLAVHQFCRANAGIRIALGGTLIHNSQSFISDVEAAVKYLPAGNAKYPHNSASSGSGRHSKLT; this is encoded by the exons ATGTCAGGGGACCATCGTACAGTCATCAAAG GTAGTCCATCCCAGTATGTTAAGCTTAATGTAGGTGGATCTCTTCACTATACCACAATAGGAACATTGACTAAACATGACA CTATGCTACGTGCAATGTTCAGTGGACGCATGGAAGTTTTAACAGACTCAGAGG gTTGGATTTTGATTGATCGCTGTGGGAAGCATTTTGGAATAATCCTCAATTTCTTGAGAGATGGAAGTGCTCCCCTCCCTGAAAGCCCTAGGGAAACTGCGGAATTATTAGCAGAAGCCAAATATTACTGTGTAGCAGAGCTAG ttaatGCCTGTGAAAACGCATTGAAACGGAGAGAGCGAGAACGGGACGTCGAACCCGCTTGTCGCGTTCCACTGGTTACTTCAGCTCGCGAAGAACAAATGCTGATATCGACTTCAGCAAAACCAGTAGTGAAGTTGCTTATCAATCGCCATAACAATAAATATTCGTATACGAG CGCTTCCGATGACAATTTGCTCAAAAATCTAGAACTCTTTGATAAGCTCAGTTTGCGATTCAGTGGTCGGGTACTTTTCTTAAAAGACGTGATCGGATCACAAGAAATCTGTTTGTGGAGCTTTTTCGGTCATGGGAAAAAGGTAGCAGAAGTGTGTTGCACAAGCATTGTTTACGCGACGGATAAGAAGCATACCAAG GTGGAATTTCCGGAAGCAAGAATTTACGAGGAAACTCTGAACATTTTGTTGTATGAACACCGACCCGGTCCAGATGCCGATTTAATGCAAGCAACTTCAACTGCAAAAg ATTTTAGTGGAATTATTTCCAAGGCAAGTATTAAAGTGTTAGCTGAATCAGATGAACAAGAAGTTGTTAGAGAAATTCAAGAGTTTTATGCTGATTATTTTGCTGTTGGACCtcacttgttttctttgaatttggAGAAACCTATACATG GTATGGAATGGAACTCTAACTGTTTGCAAAGATCTGTCCAAGGTGTTTTGAGTGTCTTGTTAGCcctgaagaaaaatccaatcatTCGATACCAGAACTTTTCTTCTCTAGCTCGCCGTCTTGCcgaaaatatacgt gaCACAATTTTAAAGGAGTCTTCCTTATTCCATTTTCACAGAGGAGAAAGTATACCTCTCTTACTTATTCTGGATCGACGCTGTGATCCCATCACTCCGTTACTTAATCAG tGGACATATCAAGCTATGGTGCACGAATTGTTATCCATAAAAAATAACAGAGTCAGCTTAGTCGGTGTTCCCGGTGCACCTAAAGAGATGAGTGAAGTCTTGCTCTCCGCAGAACAGGATGAATTTTACGCAAAT AATATGTACCTGAATTTCGGAGACATTGGCCAAACCATCAAGTCCTTGATGGACGAATTCCAAATGAAAGCCAAAAGCCACCAAAAAGTTGAAAGCATAGCAGACATGAAAGCATTTGTCGAAAATTATCCTCAATTTAAG AAAATGTCAGGGGCAGTCACGAAACATGTCACATTAGTAGGAGAGCTCTCTCGGCTGGTGACGCAGCACAATCTTCTAGAAATCTCGGAAGCTGAACAAGAACTCGCGTGCCAAGAGGAACACACGCAGTCCCTTACAAAAATTCGTAAACTGTTGGTTACTGACCAAATTCGAGATCTTGATGCTGCTCGACTGGTTTTCCTTTATGCCATCAG GTACCACAAGCATCCTAGCAAGGATATCGTAGGCCTAGTGGATTTGCTTCGACGTCGAGGGACACCTGTCAGATTAATTGAC TGTGTGGAGGGCATACTTCGTTATGCTAGTTCTGGTGAAACTGCTGGTTCGAGCATCTTGACCACGAAGGATGTTACGAAAATCAcggaaaaaatatttaag GGGTTAAAGGGCGTCGAAAATGTATTTACACAACACTCACCTGTCTTGAAGGAAATCATTGACAATATGGTTAAAGGACGGTTATCTGAAGAAGCCTTCCCCACTGTCGGAGGCGAACCTACGCCTGGGAG AATCCAAGATGTAGTCATTTTTATAGTTGGTGGGGTGACCCATGAAGAGTCACTTGCAGTACATCAATTCTGTCGAGCCAACGCAGGAATCCGAATCGCGCTCGGAGGCACTCTAATTCACAATAGCCAGTCCTTCATATCTGATGTGGAAGCTGCCGTTAAATATTTGCCTGCTGGCAATGCAAAATATCCACATAATTCCGCCTCGTCTGGTTCTGGTCGCCATTCTAAATTAACTTGA